The following is a genomic window from Hippoglossus stenolepis isolate QCI-W04-F060 chromosome 14, HSTE1.2, whole genome shotgun sequence.
TGGTGGTTCTGTTAATATTTCTCCTAGAATGTTGTTTCCAGAGTGAGCAACTTGACACTGGTCAGTTCAGCTTACGAGGTGGTTTCCAGCGCCTACACAAGCACCAAAGACAGCGTGCCCATGCTGAAGGGGGTGATGGATGCAGCAGAGAGTGGGGCCCGAACCTTGGGAGCAGCTGCCACCACCGGGTCCAGGCCTCTCCTGGACATTATAGAACCACAACGTGAGTTCTTCTCCCCTGTGAAAAAATATGATGCAATATATGTGCAACCACAGAATTTGAATTAACTATAAATGAATGTAGGGTCCACTTGTTACTATGCGGCTAGAATACAACATAAGACTAAAAATAGGTCTCTTCTTCTGAAAGCAGAATGTTTACTCTGAGTTTCAGAGAAATCATTAAAGCCCTTTCAGCTCCTGCTGTACAGTAAACATGAAGCTGTTTAatgactgtttttgttgtttgctgctTTGCTCCTCTCCGACAAATTTAGCTGATGATGCTTGTTATACTTTTATTCAAAGGACAATATTCTGTTTGTGTCAGTTGCCACAGTAAACGAGTATGCCTTGAAAGGTCTGGATaagatggaggagaagctgccTATTCTTCACCAACCAGCAGACAAGGTCAGAAAAAGGTTTTCTTTCGCTGCAGCTattgttcttctcctcttttactGTGGATGTGAAAtgattcattgatttgtttACCGTTATCACTGTAGGGCTTTTCACTTTccggctacatccacactactttAGTTTTGAAACGGCATtgtcaaactaaaacgatctctgtctACTCGACCATTTTgcctctgtatcagttttaatccccgtccatactaacacgaCTGAAAACGCACGTCATGTGACGACTCACGTATAGTGGGCATGCAtgtgccggtgtaaacaggaaagCATGCGCAGCCCGGCAGGAGTTAGCGTTGTCCCTATTCAGGGGCTGCAATACatcggaggctgcatttgaggAAGGATTGCGTCACAGTGGCGTGACTAAGCTGTCTTGttttgaaggctccttcaaatgtggtcgacaaatgcatccttccattCCTGAGCAATGAAGGAtccaatgggtggatccttGTTTTGCCAACttatcccatgattcattgcacACCGGTGGCAAAGCTAACAAGGTAGCAATGCGATTTGCTGAGCTGTAGTAAGTGCAGGAGCTCAAAGAATCTAACAATGCAATAGCAAGCTGGTGACGAAAAAAAGGAATCCTTCGTAGACTGAGAAGGTCAAGCCGAAATGAGAAGGTCTGGTCTACGAACCATTACCAACTTGCCCCGCTCCTACTATCACCAGGCCTTCATAGATCGAGTAGTCTGCGAAACATCAGGCTCCTGATTTAGGACAAAGCACACTACAGGTATCCATTGCAACAACTTATGAACAGTTGCTGTTACCCACTTGTAATATAACCGAGCCATGGGTTAAACTGCCAACAGGCAACAATGTAAATGATTGGAGATAAATGTTGACAGATATGACCAGAGTATAAATGGATAATACACTGTGGGGTGtccttaaaaaacaaaaacaagcctcCACTTCTCTTACTGGTGCACCCTACTTTATCACTCTGTTAGCTGCTCCTTGTCCCAAATGTCATGTCGCTTGATAGGATACGATCTATGTAGAAAATGTTTGTCACACCACCATAACTCCAAGACTATCTGATAATCTGTTCTTTTGTTTCCCAGGTGGTGTCGGACACAGTAGGTATGGTGTACCAGTCGGTGGCAGGTGCCAAAGACACTGTGATGGGGGCTGTGATGGGCGGTTACGAGCTGACCTGGGCGGCAGTCAGCGGAGGTATCACCACCGTCATGGGCACCAGGATGGGCCAGATGGTTAGCAGTGGGATGGGCCTGGCTCTCAGCCGATCCGAGAGCTGGGTTGACAACAACCTGCCAGTCACCGAGAGGGAGCTGGGTCAGTAGCTGTCctaaatgtggaaaaaataatCAGTCCATGAAAACCAGGGGAGTAGTTAAACCCATATGTTTCCTGCTGAGATGGAGACAGGTGTGTTTTGACAGTTGGATCAAATGAAGCTGAAACAAGGCTGCAATTGAAATTAATTATGGACGACGAGTGgtcagttttcttttgttgtcgCAGACGATTGCAGATGATTAAAGGGTAATTTATGAATATTTTCCACcatataaaactgaaatatgatcATGTTTTATTGCAAATTTGATTCAATCTTGTGCTCCGTCGatcataaatgaaaacaaatggcaGTTTCACTGAAGTGCTTCATAAAACCAGTAACAATTCAACAGTTCAATATTATTTTAGGATGTCACACACCTTTATTTTAAGATCCATcaatcaaagttttttttccgCCCTATGCTTTTGTATCGTATTGTAATttttacatattacaaacaGAGCAAAGTGAAACGTTTTCCTTGTTCCTAAATTTTTTATTTGGTAGCTGCTACACCAACATAATCTGAATCCCATTTACTTTCAGTGAGGCCTTTATAacgtttcagttttgtttttaggaaaatcattttttcaatttagttATTATCTTTATATCACTTACATTACTCCAACATTGATTTCCTACATTATAGAGTAAGCATCCAAATTGCAACTGGCATCACTGCAACTTACTTAAACTTGATTTATTGTAATGGTAATGTGTGAGCATGATGGCATTAGCACTATTTTCCATTTACTTTGAGAGTCAGTAGCTGGCACTCGGTCTGTGCTGCATTGATCTATAGCTCAAACAGCAAATTTAATGATGCTATCCACTTAAATGATCACTGTAAAGGCAAGACAGTGTGATATGGTAAGATGGGAGTGATCATGATAAAGTGTCTGGATCCGGACACATCAGTGGTTCATGCTATTCatagagagggaggcagggcaCTCCCAGTCAACTTCCCTTCTGTTAGCTTGGCCCATGAAGCATCCACAGTTTCCAACACTCACAGTTTTGACACCTGCTACTGTGATGTCATGTTATGGTGACAACCTGCCATACTAATATAGCAAGAGGCCGTCCTGTTCTCTGGTTATGGATATGAAAAGGATTCGTCTGCAACTATAATCAGCAGTAGCAGCAAAAATACCCATAATGGCAGATTCAGTATCACTTAAGTGGTTACTGTGGCAAAGACCGACCAAAGTAGCTTTTAACACAGGCTGTTACTCTGCATACCTCTTAGCTTCCACAGACTGATGGCAGGGGCAGTGAAGTGATTCTCAAGTCTTCTTGTCTCTCCTGAGCAGATCTGCTTTAACCATCAAGTAACCTGCCACGAACAGATGTTTGGTTTAAAGGGGATGGATCCCCCTCATGCCCCTACAAATCGCAGACCAGCGATAATCATAcctaaatattttaaatcatattaaaaTTCTAATTGATGTACATCCGTGGCCTGCTGTGAAATAATTAATTCTGAACCATCAGTAATGGGATTTAAAACGTATTTTGCAGTTTCACTTATTTTccatgaatatgaaaatgtatacTGATCAGTCACAACATTTAAACCAGTTACCAGTTTTAATATTGTGGAAGATcaaaatataagatttaaatattttttttctctcagctgcTATCGCTGAACCTGCCACCAGTGAGGTGACGACCCCGTCCGACAGCCCCAGCTACTTTGTCCGCTTGGGGAAACTTTCTGCCATGGTCCAGGAGCGAGCCCTGCAGCAGTCCCTGGTCCGTGCGCGGCATGCCAGGGATGCCACCTGCGCTGCGGTGGCTCAGATGACCAGTACTATGGACCTGCTCGAGAGTGCCCGGACCAGCCTGGGTACGGCCAGTCACCAGATAGGAGGGGcctccgagcagctgctgcagcgctgGACAGAGTGGAAGGAGAAGCAGGCTGGAGCTGGACAGACCGACTCAGAGACGGATGGGACCAAAGATGAGTCTGAGGTCAGGGCTGAAGCAATTGGATAttgaacaaatgttttctaATCAGATTATGTGTGCATTTCATAGCATTTACAGCGCATGGACTGTACAGGATGCACACTCTAGTGTCTTAgtatattacattaaaaaaagaaaaaaactgaatatgatCCCATTTCTCTGAGATGGACAAAAGCAAGAGATCTcatcaacaataaaacacacttgCATTTTAGAAGCTGACTTTGTGTTGTAATCCCTTTTCTGAAATATGTGGAAATGGTGTGATATCATCTaacaattcatttatttgccATTTTCGGTTCACAGCAGCTGGAATGGCGGGCCCTCTCCATGGTGCGTGGTCTAAGTGAGCAGCTGCGGTCAGCATGCTCCAGTGTGGTTTCAAGTGCTCAGGGTTTGCCAGGTGCCGTCCAGGACCAGTTGGCCAGTGCAAGACGATCAGCTGAAGAACTGCACTCCTCCTTGGGGAGCGCCAGCAGTCTCACACCTGTCCTTCTGGAGCGGAGCCGTCACCGCCTGACCCAAGTACTGATTCTGCTACACTTTGTTTAgtgtggtgttttattttgctgcattGGCTCAGCTAAGAATAGTTCAgtgcttcatattttacactcTTTGTTTCAATACTATCACTTAACACAACTAGAATAGCCCTCAGAAGAATGGACACCTCCGCCGAGGCCCCACAGTCTCTTTATGAgacctcatttaaattcactagctCCAGattatttagatctgcaccgaattgcacacactcatagatcagtcctctaaacatcttttttcatcaaaaccataaattattctctgagaaatcaaagaaaattttgaaaaacaccatATCtctaaatgttaaagaaagtgctaaaaaatatatatcttaggggttcttccttgggttgTACCCCAGCCCTCCACAACATCTCAGGGCATTTGGTTGAgcagttttttgtgtaatcctgctaaataacaaacacttaaaaagtCTAAAGTGTCGTAGTGACTATAAATTAAACAGGAAACTCATGCAATTACTACAGTAGCATTCAGTCTTAGTGGTATCTactcatttatgtgtttttatccaACTACGACAGTCAAGCATGCTGTATTTAGTAAATGTGCACAGCTAAAACGTCAATATTACCCACCCACAATAAAGCTTAAAATGTTTTGTAGGTCAAATATTTGCTTTGACTATGTGTGTGGTTAAGAAACTGAAACTGTGTTAAAAGCTATACTCGTATGCACTTGTTCCCAGGTTCAACAGTCTCTGGATGGCGTCATGGAGTATCTGCTAAACAACACACCACTCAACTGGCTGGTGGGGCCCTTTAACCCACTGATCACTGAAAGGGCCGAGGAAAAAGTGGCGATGGAGCCTGCTGTCCAAGACAACTAGATTTCAAGACCTGGTTGTGTTTCTCCTTCACCTAATAATCAGTGTGGCGACAGAGGACCGAGGTTTACTGTGGATAGACCATTTAAAGAAGCATTTCATATATTTGCTTTAATGAAAGATGGcttatatttgtataatattgtagtcatgattcatttatttggaACTCATACGTTTGTTATTTAGAAGTTAGTTGAATTTTTATTACAACTAAAAGAACAGGCCCGAGGCCTTAGAGTATGACGGAGTATTAGGGCTacattgaagaaaaacaattcttGAGATATCAAGAACAATGtggtaatattacaagaataatgttgtaattgAGAAGACAGTGATGATatcatgagaataaagtcataattcaatgattttaaaaagttttaatacTACGGGAATAAAGTAttattgcaaaaataatgaaaaagaaaatgaataaaaaagcaTCAAGGATAATCTGTGCTCGTTAAAATCCCGATGCTTAAAATAATGTGGCACTGATGAGCCAAATGATCAAATATGTCATTATTTGTGAAATTTACACAAAAGTATAAATACCAGATGCTCTACATTTCTCATTGTAATGCAGGCGACAAGCAGATCTTCTGATTCCCCCTCTGAAATGAACCATAGCTTTATTTTCGTAAggttatgactttattcttgaaatatatttactttactgTTGATGCCGTAAAAGATCAACATATGTTTTACATCTGTTGTTAATCTGTACCTGTATTGCTTTTTGAAAGATTTGTCTTAGTGCCTTCAAAGAATAAAAATCATTCCTGGAGCTAAGACCACTTTACTAATGAACATGTGTTATTTACTCTGCATTTGTTTCTAGATCTGCAGTTTTAATCtcagtgtatgtgagtgagtgtgtgtgcttgcgtgtgcgtgcgtgtgtgtgtcatgaagCTGTCAATCAAGTGATATGTCAATAAATCGCCGACACACATTTTGTACATATTTGGTGATGttgtggtgatgtgtgtgtgtgtgtgtgtgtgcgcgcgcgcgtgcgtgtgcgtgagagaTAGCCGGTCTGAATTGATGCTGGGATGACGTCATGGTCGTTGTTTCGAATGTCGGGAGCTAGCGCTGTGTAGGAGGCCGCGCGCTCTGCTGGGGGACTCCACTTGTACAAACCTGAGGTCCAGGCCCATCGACAGCCGCCGGTACTTTGACCCCCAGGTACTGTCTCCTCCCCGCCCCGCGGTGAGACGCCCCCGCTGCGGGTGACGGCTTCAGAAAGCGGCCAGGACCCGGTCGGGAGGCGCTGTGTGTTGTGGGGCTGGCTGATGAGGCTAGCGGCGCGGCTaacgctagcatgctaacatcaGCGGTTATTCGCTTTTAAAACCAACGGATTTGTTTACGGTCCGTCGCTCGGGACGCTTtgcttttttagttttcttgctttttccccccccagCGTGATGGAAGAAGACTCGTGAAGTCCTGCCCTtcccttttgtgttttgtgttttaatgtcagACCAACAAAAAGCCCTCCAGCCGAGGCTGTTTGCTAATGTTACAGTATTTGCTTTGAGCTGCACAGGACCCCGATTGTTTTCTGCTGCGGACGAACTCAGGCTGGGGACAGTCAGCTGTAAGTTGTGAGTGGAGAGATCGTAAGCGACGTGTTGTTAGCGAGGGCCAGGTCATCGCTGCATTGGGGTTTGGTGTAAGTTTCCTGATGGTTTGGTGAAGACACGTCTGtggcttttgttgtttttattgttaactTTGTCCTGGAACTAAACACCTTGCTGTGCGGCGGCGGGGGGCTGCTGAGCTAGCTCCTGGTTTCCCAGAttgtaacttgtttttttctcagtctTACCTTGAACCTTTTGTTGTGTATGTTGTACTCAACTGTTCACACATTGTTTCTAACAGAATTACAGCCTAATACTTAGATAAAACCACTGGTGCCTCTTTCCCATGCTTTCAGGGAAGCATCCTATTATCAAGTGGCACATCTGACCTTGTATTTATGTCCTGTCCCATGTTGCCCTTAATGACAGACATCGTTTTGTGTGGATCACATTCAATTGTAAACTTTAGTTGGAGTGTGTGTTCTCATTTAAGTGTGACAATGTCCAGATTTGCTTTAGTGGCACAACTGGACTCTGTTATTCAGTTGAGGGTGTTGGGGCGTAAACTTAgttgttgttaaaaaataagaaaacattcacCTACAATGAGTTGGTCTTATCCCTCAGTCCCCACATGTTTGCTCCAACTCCACTCTCATGCTCCAATGCCAGTCTCCAAGCTCTTTTAGCTCAAGGACTAAAGTGTGATCAGACATGGACTACTTATCATTTTCACTAACTTCTGCCCCCCCCATTTTCAGGAACATCCTCTCCCATCCCCCTTACCCCCTCTGCCGGAGCATGGCTCAGGAGACCAATCAGACGCAGGTGCCAATGCTTTGCACTATGGGATGCGGTTTCTATGGTAACCCCCGCACCAACGGCATGTGCTCGGTCTGCTACAAGGAACACCTGCAGAGACAACAGGGCGGGGGGCGATCCAGCCCCCCGGGAGAGAAAGGTAGGAAGATGGGAGAGACGTGACCTAATAAAAAGCTGGGGGAGGCTGGATATGGGTCTGAAAAGTAGAAAAGATAAGCAGGGGGGGGGCACTCAAAATCTCTATAGGCTGTATGGGGTGGTGCTCGAATTTGCTAAAAGGGGTTGGAGAACCGAGGTAGCAGTAGCTGCCTGCACTGTGGCATCAGAAAGCAAGAGAGTGACATATCCATCTGCTGTTTCTCATTAACTCAAAACACACCTGAACTTGGTAGACATACACAGGCAATGAGTGGCATTTAATAAGAGTTTAAGTCACAAGCTCAGGGTTCAAAACAACACGTTCCCTGATTGTTGTCCGTGATGTCTGACTGTTCTTTCCCCCACACAGCTGCTACATCACCTGCAGGATCACCAGGATCAGCTGGTGTGACTGTGGAAAGCACAACCCCAGAGCCCAGTACAGAGGTAGCAGGGACCCCACCCGAGGAACCAACGAGCAGGTATGTTGACTGACGAGAGGAAAATCACTCCGACCTGTATTTTTCtacaaataaattgaattaattgTTAAATCTAATTTTCAGTGTGCATTGTCAAATATTTTAAGTGGCCAACAAGACTAACTATTGATATGAAGATGTGGAAACTTATCCTGCACATGTTGTTTATCATTATATTGGACATTGTACTTAATTATTCATTAAACTATGATTTAATGGACTTAATGAGTAGATTAGTTCATCACCAGCTCCAACACATTATGTTCTGATGTGCTCTCATTAGTCCCCCTCAGTTAATCAGAGTATAACAGCTTGTCTTGGCAGAAATCTGAGATGGTAGggtatgctgtgtgtgtgtgtgtgtgtgtgtctgtgcgtgtcttTGTATGTCTTTGTATTTACATCTTGCTTATCAACATACAGTCTCTTGGGATTATATTACAATAATTGTACATATATTACGTATATTTCCAGACGACTCTGCTCTTTGGAAAGAGCTCTTTGCCCGTTTACCCAAAAATGTCTTATACGACAATGTGCTACGCTCATCTCTAACCCCATTTTACAGAGAAGCACTGTAATCTGAGATATTGCACATTAGAATAGTTGTCAGCGAGGCACAATACAACACAAGGCCAATACAATGCCTTGTATGAgccaacattttatttagttcttAGAAGACACAGTAATGTATGAAAATCCTCTTTTGCTCAATGTTGATACTGAAAGAAAAAGCTGAAGTGTACTGTAATGTAGTTTTTAAATCTTGCTCAAGGGCCGGTTGTGAAA
Proteins encoded in this region:
- the plin3 gene encoding mannose-6-phosphate receptor binding protein 1; protein product: MADSGKTNESGAAAAEAAHGDQQNVVSRVSNLTLVSSAYEVVSSAYTSTKDSVPMLKGVMDAAESGARTLGAAATTGSRPLLDIIEPQLATVNEYALKGLDKMEEKLPILHQPADKVVSDTVGMVYQSVAGAKDTVMGAVMGGYELTWAAVSGGITTVMGTRMGQMVSSGMGLALSRSESWVDNNLPVTERELAAIAEPATSEVTTPSDSPSYFVRLGKLSAMVQERALQQSLVRARHARDATCAAVAQMTSTMDLLESARTSLGTASHQIGGASEQLLQRWTEWKEKQAGAGQTDSETDGTKDESEQLEWRALSMVRGLSEQLRSACSSVVSSAQGLPGAVQDQLASARRSAEELHSSLGSASSLTPVLLERSRHRLTQVQQSLDGVMEYLLNNTPLNWLVGPFNPLITERAEEKVAMEPAVQDN